The proteins below are encoded in one region of Drosophila santomea strain STO CAGO 1482 chromosome 2R, Prin_Dsan_1.1, whole genome shotgun sequence:
- the LOC120446665 gene encoding cuticle protein 7: MYKFVLIASLLVAVCMAAPPREETEAEKLEREEYEKYQNENAHYSFNSQVDDNINDGKIARTEEREGGTVRGSYSYFDGFVERHVEYIADKNGYRVLKDEMEDAGNGPVFNPEGHAVVEGSLIGKYSIKLDKTVDEKHYKDIHA; encoded by the exons ATGTACAAATTCGTGTTGATCGCCAGCCTGCTGGTCGCCGTCTGCATGGCAGCTCCTCCC cGCGAGGAAACCGAAGCCGAGAAGTTAGAGAGGGAGGAGTACGAGAAATATCAGAATGAAAACGCCCACTACTCGTTCAATTCCCAAGTGGATGATAACATCAACGATGGAAAAATCGCGCGTACCGAGGAGCGCGAAGGAGGCACTGTTCGTGGTTCCTACAGCTACTTCGATGGCTTTGTGGAACGCCATGTTGAATACATCGCCGATAAGAATGGCTACAGGGTGCTCAAGGACGAGATGGAGGATGCCGGCAATGGCCCAGTGTTCAACCCCGAAGGCCACGCCGTCGTGGAGGGATCTCTGATTGGCAAATACTCCATCAAGCTGGACAAGACCGTCGACGAGAAGCACTACAAGGACATTCATGCCTAG
- the LOC120446666 gene encoding uncharacterized protein LOC120446666, with protein sequence MVKLGFLSLLIAACVVAAFAAGDCPSSTKVQNCTPKCLHDSECSAIGGKCCPNLCNGRSCAQPNVLGNSGADKSPFGSKNSGATGSYCGNVKCGSFEKCEMDRSTKRPKCVRS encoded by the exons ATGG TTAAGCTCGGCTTTCTTTCTCTGTTAATTGCTGCGTGTGTGGTTGCTGCCTTTGCTGCGGGTG ATTGTCCTTCATCCACCAAGGTTCAAAACTGTACCCCTAAGTGCTTGCATGACAGCGAGTGCAGTGCCATTGGCGGAAAATGCTGTCCGAATTTGTGCAACGGTCGCAGCTGTGCTCAACCCAATGTGCTGGGAAATTCCGGTGCCGATAAATCGCCTTTCGGCAGCAAGAACT CTGGAGCTACTGGCAGCTATTGCGGCAATGTCAAGTGCGGCAGCTTCgagaaatgcgaaatggatCGCAGCACCAAGCGACCCAAGTGCGTGAGATCGTGA